The genomic window ACATAATAATACAGTTCAATGAGTAAAACTGTAATGTGCACAAATGGCATgaacatattttttaaacttgCTTTTGTTCCTTCATAGAGCTACAGAATAATTCTGTCACACTAATCACTTGTGCTTGGCTAAAAAGGATTTTAGGAATTTGGCTCATTTGAATCCAGCTGTGCTCTGTGTGTTGTCTTGCTCAACCACAGTGTTTCCGTCTTATTGATATGCTGGTGCACCTGcaaatttctttacagataaaatttgttTTACATAGAAGAATCCATCTCCAGCCAGTCAATGTAAAGAAACTGATGTGAGCCCATAGAAATGccattgttttgacattttgttcAAGATGTTTCTGCCATTGATCTACTAAGACTGTAGTAACTCCTTATATAGCCAACTCAAACTTTTGAAATCTGATCTTCAAAACAGCTAATTTAATGATCCCATTGAACTTGATTAGTTGTCTGACCTCTGTTTAAACTTTGTTAAAAGTGTCTTTGCATATTTGTTATTTAGTTTTCTTTTCTTCAAGAAAATGATAGCTCTGCATGCAATTGTCCAGTGGAGTTAGtcctgaaaatgttttttaatggttTTCATCAATACAGTATGTTCTTTATATGTATTAAAGTGTGCATTTTATTATGTATCTAcctaggagaagtctgtattgaAACTCTCAGACCCTGACAGAGGCCTAATGGTGGATAAGGAAATTAAGAACAGGGATGGTAAATGTCTGAAGGAGGTTCATACAGTAACCGAGGCTTTGAAGACCCTGTACCGGGAGAAAATGTGCCCGCTAGAGAAGTACTATTGCTTCTCTGACTTCCACTCTTCAAGTCTTGAAGATGCAGACTTTGACAACAAGCCCATGATACTGGTGGTGGGTCAGTGCTCAACAGGCAAGACCACTTTTATCAGGTGAATATTACTCTGCTTTTGATCAATATGTATTATGAAAGAAGCTATAAATATAGGAGATATAtagcaaaatattattataaaaaaattgttaTGGCTAGATAACAGTAAAATAGTTGTACCATGATGCTAGAATGggttaaaataatgtataaatctTAGATCAAAGctcaagattatatatatatatatatacaaatatactgatgagtcaaaataatatgaccactcacaggttaTAGTGAAACATTTTTGATGATCTCCTAAAAAGGCCACATGGCAAGTTCTAGGTAGAttatggtaagcgaacaatcagttctcatagtcaacgtgttggatgcaggagaaatgggcaggagtaaagacctgagcgactttaacaagggtcaaattgttatggacagacgactgggtcagagcttCTCATAAAAACAAGGGTGATACAGCAAGGgttgctcccggtcagcagtacctactgacagtggtccgaggaggaacAGACCACAAACCAGCGACAGGGACTTGGATCACCGATGTGCGAGGGCAGCggaggctatcctgtctggtccaaaccgacagaaggtctactttggcagaagtcacagaaaatttgaatTATGGCCCCTGTCCAaaatcgaaagcacctacaatgggcacgtgagtgtcggaactggaccttggagcagtggaagaaggtgaCCTGGTCTAATGAGTCTTGTTTTCTAttacatcacgtggacagccATGTACAcgtgcaccatttacctggggaagtgatggcaccaggatgcactgtcgGAAGATGACAAGCCTATGGAGGGAGCATGATGCTGTGGTCAAGGTTCTGCTCGGAAACCCTGTGTTTGGCTATTCATGTGGACTTCAATTTGAAATATGCCACCTACATAAActttgttgcagaccaggtacaccccttggcaatggtattccctgatggcagtggcctctttcagctggATTAAATACCCTTCCACATGGCATGGCACACAttatttgggaatggtttgaggaacatgatgaagagttcaaggagTTGCCCTTCCCTTCATagtccccagatctcaatccgattgagcgtTTGTGGGATtcatgctggaccaacaagtcaaaTCAACGgcagctccaccttgcaacttacaggacttgaaggatctgctgctaatttcTTGGTGCAAGATACCACAAGacaacttcaggggtcttgtagagtccatgccttggcgggtcagcgatgttttggctcatcagtgtatatgtaCTTGAGTGAATCCAGAAATGTCCATgtcatatttcatcccaaaatcaaatttcaaaaatagaaattattttgCATAGAGATGATTACAATTTGTTTCATTGTGATGTTGCTTTATTTCCATGACTATTAAAAATtaccattaatgtaatatgaaaaatctcattctcatagctgtaatacagttacatttctaACTTAcaaatttacttaaaatatttaatattttaaaatttcatttcagatgtacatattttcatatttaagtaAGCCACTGAGAATTGGGTTGCTGACAGGATGCTTATTTTCattatggtcctaaaaataggtttTCTATCTACAAAATCGAATTTCTTATTTTTGGGATGACATATCATATGACTAGGATGGACATTTGTTGAGAGATTAATAGTTATGCAATCCAATGTTTGTGTTtggatgtgtctgtgtgtggtagATATCTTCTTGAACAAGATTATCCAGGAAGCCGAATTGGCCCTGAACCCACAACAGATAGATTCACCGCTATAATGCATGGAGAGATTGAGGGCATTATTCATGGTAATGCTCTATCTGCGGACCCCAACAAGCCCTTCCGCAAGTTCAGCCCATTTGGAACTACCTTCCTCAATCGGTGAGTGAGAAAGAACAAATGATGCAATAAGCAGAAATTATAATATTAAGGTCTAAAGGAAGACAAGAGTGAAAGCTCTGCTAAACTTGGCCAGACCCAGACAAAATAAATGCAGCAGCAGAGCTAACCCTTGAGAAAGGGTGGACATGACCAAGAGACTTATGAGCAAATGAATCATTATTTGGCTCAACTGACTGCATCCCTTCGAGGAAGCATCTGTGGTTGGGAAATACTTATTCCCATGTCCACCCAATTTTAATGATATTAGATATGCATTATAAAGCGGGAATGAATAATGTTCATCTCTTCTGTTTCTCAGATTCCAGTGTGCACATATACACAACAGAGTTCTAGAGAGTATCAGCATCATTGACACACCAGGGATCCTGTCTGTGGGCAAACACAGAATGAGCAGAGGTAGGAAGTTCCTTGTCAGACTGGTCTGGTTTACTGGTTTAAGAGGGGTTTTGGGAACTTGTCAGCTGATCAGGATGAAAGACAAGCTGGCAAACCAGGCAAGCAGACCattttaaaccagctaagaaAGCTAACTTAGTTTAAGCAAATTTTTCAGTAGGGGTAAAGGATGTTTTTGAGCTACATTATAGCATAAAGCaaccaatgaaaaaataaaacaacattgcTCTAACTTGTAAGTCATATACCcaggagaaaaaggaaaaaataaaacagtaaaagccagcctaagctggtttccCTGTCTGATTTTGGGCACTTTCTAGCTGGTTAGCTTAAACCATCTAAAACCAGCATGTAAAGGGgtttagacgggcaaggaggaggcgagaaccggcttgacaatataaattatattttaataaaaaaattaaacaaaagacacaaacacacatatgacggacagctgcccataaacgatctctctctctctatcacaccaccatccacagtcggcctttatccctctcggaggcttaattagcctgataagggaccaggtgtgtaaaatcacgacccggccctgccctccactctgtcacattcctccctcgttctctcaagcCGGGGAGCCCCTTTCCCTGGAGGAGggtgtgccctaagccccgtctgccagcaggtcatccccaccttcctgaatctgggaggggacagggggagggaaacaaaaattattaaaatatggaAGGGTTCTtcttgtaacagtgtagtactccccccaaaaaacactgtaaaatttttaAGAGAGGGAAAAGGACAACGCGGAGTGACAgtaggagagagggagagaggagagagagaggaaaaaaaacttggcggttctccgatatgctgtAGCTTGGTACTCGGCCACTCCTACACCCTCTACTGAACGACAGCCTCGCCTCCCCGGataaaattgtaaattgtaaattcttccatcatgtactcaccctcatgccatcccagatgtgtatgactttgtttcttctgctgaacagaaacaaagatttctagaagcatatttcagctctgtaggtccattcaatgcaaactaaactttgaaggtccaaaaagcacataaaaacagcttataagtaattcataagactccagtgaaaaaaatctgtatcttcagaagttatatgttaggtgtgggtgagaaaaagctagatttttgtccttttttacaatacagttttcctccctgcccagtaggtggcgatatgcacaaagaatgtgaatcggcaaaaacaaagtaataataatgttaaagtgaaagtggagatttcaagtaaaaaagtacttcatgtcacgaggaatcaaattttccttgctATTTTGACACACAGtataagaggtctttctactaAAATTTCAGAAATCAAAACTTAATCCTCAATACAACTAGGGggctcattaattcatgaccgcctctacagTGAAAAAACATCAATTCCTACTttacatcattgcacccttggcaccgcccactggtgctcagtttgTAGAGCTACGGACAACTGAGAGGGAGCAGGACaaacaggcctagtgtggcctactaactattcctgaacaccaaaggggacccatctgtaaaatatatatatattttttatatatattcatgcacaagacagacatctttgaccattgtcatgtaTCTCAGGCCACTTTTAAAAGGCTCGGTGTCAACTTTAAGGAGAAAAGGAGAGCTCATTCAGTTTCATCAGCTGCTCTGGCTCTTGCTATTTTGAGCACAAACTCCTCCTGGATGTGTTTGTTTGCtcatgtatgtaaacatgcactagatggatgtctttgatcattttaatgcatttccAGTGAtgtgatactgtatgtgtgtgcgtctatTCACTGTGCTTAATATACAGTTTATtattggatgcaatgtgttggatgggTGTAATGTGTAaatcctgaaatgtagttttataacgTTGAggtgcttgttcattctcttccgattgagtttcaaatatggctgtatttaagGGGCTGCATGACTTTAGCCAATTATTAAagtgccttccacaagcttctcagaaTAAGTAGCTGTCGCATTTTGTcaaattcctccagacagaactgatttaactgagtcaggtttttaggcctccttgtttcatcagaccagaggacatttcgcCAAAAAGTAAgaactttgtccccatgtgcacttgctaaCTGTATTCTggcatttttatggcagttttggagcagtggcttcttccttgctgagcagtctttcaggttatgtcgatatagatcagttttactgtggatatagatacttgtctacctgtttcctccagcatttgcaCTTTTCAATCCAAACAACGTTCATCtccaggagacagaatgcatctccttcctaaacattatgatggctgtgtggtcccatggtgttcatacttgcatactattgttgtaCAGAAGAATGTGGTACATTCtggcatttggaaatttctcccaaggatgaaccagatttgtggaggtccacaggtttttttctgaggtcttggctgattcacatgatgccaagcaaagaggcactgagtttgaaggtaggccttaaaatacatctacaggtacacctccaattgactccaattagcaaattagcctgtcagaagctaattggctaattgcctaaaggcatgacatcattttctggaattttccaagctgcgtaaaggcacagttaacttagtgtatgtaaacttctgacacactggaattgtgatatagacaattaacattgaaaaatctgtctgtaaacatccatccatccatcttcaaccgcttatccgaagtcgggtcgcgggggcagctgctccagcagggggccccaaacttccctatcccgagccacattaaccagctctgactgggggaccccgaggcgttcccaggccagtgtggagatgtaatctctccacctagtcctgggtcttccccgaggcctcctcccagctggacatgcctgaaacacctccctagggaggcggccaggggacatccttaccagatgcccaaaccacctcaactgactcctttcaacgcaaaggagcagcggctctactccgagctcctcacggatgactgagctcctcaccatatctctaagggagaagcccgccacctgaggcttctgaggaagcccatttcggccacttgtactcgcgacctagttctttcggtcatgacccaaccttcatgaccataggtgagggtaggaacaaaaatttaccggtagatcgagagctttgcctttcggctcagctctctttttgtgacaacggtgtgatagagcgagtgcaataccgcccccgctgccccgattctctggccaacctcccactccattgtcccctcactcgtgaacaagaccccgaggtacttgaactccttcacttggggcaaaacctcattccctacctggagtacgcactccatcggtttcctgctgagaaccatggcctcagatttagaggtgctaatcctcatcccagctgcttcacactcgactgccaagcaatccagtgagagctgaaggtcacggaccgatgatgacacgaagacaacatcatctgcaaaaagcagcgatgagatccccagcccaccgaaccgcacaccttccccactcCGACTACGCCtcaatatcctgtccatgaatatcacaaacaggattggtgacaaagcgcagccttggcggagaccaacccccacatggaatgaactcgtgagtatccccacacccgcccatcgcctcacaccctgggaaactccagagaagaatagagtccatcccctatccaggagtacggatccagagccaaaactgtgcatcgatgtaagccccaccagatccaactggtaacgctccacctcccacactagttccggctccttcccccccagtgaggtgacattccacgtccccagagcaagcctttgctgcccgggtctggtccgtcgaggcccacggccttcactgccgcccatatggcagcgcacccgactcctgcggttcctccaatgggtggtgggcccaagggatgtagaggggggtttcacgtcgcttcttcgggctgtgcccggccgggctccgtgacaagcccggccaccaggcgctcgccgacgagccctccatctgggcctggctccagacgggggccccgggcttcctccgggcagggtaactcctcctctttccgttttttccatggagtcattgtgaaccattcttagtctggcccttcacctgagaccactttgccttgggagaccctaccaggagcacatggctccagacaacacaaccctcaggatcataagggcacacaaacctctccaccacgataaggtgctggttcccggagaggtctGTAAcatgtaaacaattattggaaaaatgactcgtgtcatgcacaaagtagatgtcctaaacaacctgccaaaacaatagtttgctaatattaaatctgtggagtggttaaaaaaatgagttttaatgacttcaacctaagtgtatgtaaacttctgacttcaactgtatcatattgcttctaaagatatggattaagctactggagtcttatggattacttttatgctacctacgtatatatactttttggaccttcaaagttctggccagcattcacttgcattgtatggacctacaaagctgaaatatttttctaaaaatctttgttattgttcagaagaagaaagagagtcatacacatctgggtgattaagtgattaaatgatgagagaattttcatttttggttgaactatcactttagaCCAGGTTAAACCACCTTAGACCATCACAATATCTTAGGCTAGTTTTAGCTGGAATTTCCCCCAGCAAGGTAGTCAAATGTTAAGCCCTTCGCCAGGCCTTCTTGTGCACTCcatatgcaagtgatttgcaGAGGTGGAGTCGAACTGATGTCACACTCAGACTACAAACATTAACACTAGAGTGAGCTCTCAGATCAGCTCTTTAGTACACGCAATATAATTTGGTGCATAATATGCACTGATGCTGACTGATCTTATGTCTGTATATTACCTCAAcatttctctctcttcttttaGGGTATGATTTTCCAGCAGTGATTTGCTGGTTTGCAGAGCATGTAGACCGCATCATCCTCTTGTGTGATGCACATAAGCTAGATATCTCTGATGAGTTCTCACGCACTATAATGGCATTGCGAGGCAATGAGGACAAACTCAGAGTGGTGCTCAACAAGGCTGACATGGTGGACTCCCAGGAGCTGATGCGAGTGTACGGCGCACTCATGTGGTCACTAGGAAAAGTGTTCTGCACTCCAGAGGTTCTCAGAGTCTACATTGGGTCTCTCTGGTCCTCACCAATGCATATGACCGACAATCAAAGACTGTTTGAGCAAGAGGAGGCAGACCTTTTTGCAGATATTCAGAACCTGCCACGGAATTCTGCATTGCGAAAACTCAATGATCTGGTCAAACGGGCACGGCTTGTGAGGGTGAGGTCGTTTAATCACAAATAGTAGAAAACCAAAGTTACTCGTACATTCCATTCTTGATTTGCTTTCCACTATCAAAATGActgttataaatattaatttatatttgaattacagtatactgtatactgtacactAAAAGGAGACATTTAATGCCCTTGGATATGTAGAGATGTTGGTTTACTGTTCTTACCAGTATGTGGTTGAATCTATACCTGTCAAGAACACATCTAGATTATATTTAATCACAAATGAAAGGAAAAAGACAATTTGTAAGCCTTCATTtgccattgtgacattattttcacgacaattaagcacatttccccccaAATTCTTATTcttgtaatgcaaaaaataataatagtaaaaaataaatacaaatacattcattatttaaataaaataaataatgaaaggcCTATATTATTTCAATTGTGTATTTATAATGGCAGCAGccatttgcactaagtgcaaatagtgatagatgctttttttgttgttatttgtaaataacaacaaaaagcaaCTTCACCTGAGTAAATGTGAATAGAttctatttgcacccctaattaaacactaacatacagtataagcgCATccctgcagtgtgtttattgtgtttatttagagtcccatagacaccctacccctaaacctaacccaaaccttaccttacaaaaattgaccatggttttactacagtaaccatagtatcaccgtGGTATTtagtagtaaaatcatagtaaaccacaatataaacatggtcactatattaccaccatattactgtaacaccatggttaattgcattaaaactatggccaAAAACCATTGTTACTACAATGTTACTGTATTAAAAGTATGGTTAATTTTTTCCCAtttcaaacctttctctcaactctcCACCatgttcccccaaaaatgaaaaaacaaaaaaaacaatgaaccTTTATATGCATTTCTATTACTATATGTAGTATCAAAAGAAATATTGAGAGTGGAgacaggatgggaaaaagtgggacTTGAACCCAGGACATCTGCTTCATAAAACTCACCCATACCATCTTTACACGCTATGCTATTGCAGAAAAACTTGGAAGAAAATTTAT from Xyrauchen texanus isolate HMW12.3.18 chromosome 3, RBS_HiC_50CHRs, whole genome shotgun sequence includes these protein-coding regions:
- the ehd2a gene encoding EH domain-containing protein 2; this encodes MVDKEIKNRDGKCLKEVHTVTEALKTLYREKMCPLEKYYCFSDFHSSSLEDADFDNKPMILVVGQCSTGKTTFIRYLLEQDYPGSRIGPEPTTDRFTAIMHGEIEGIIHGNALSADPNKPFRKFSPFGTTFLNRFQCAHIHNRVLESISIIDTPGILSVGKHRMSRGYDFPAVICWFAEHVDRIILLCDAHKLDISDEFSRTIMALRGNEDKLRVVLNKADMVDSQELMRVYGALMWSLGKVFCTPEVLRVYIGSLWSSPMHMTDNQRLFEQEEADLFADIQNLPRNSALRKLNDLVKRARLVRAHAYIISFLKEQMPLVFCRGKKKRDLIYDLPMIFSRIQQRHQISPGDFPDCAKMQERLMSYDFAKFKGLKPKLLAGLDELLNTDIAKLMPLLQQEEQEAAEQLVVQGGAFLGTNKGPFIEGNPFHQCGSNEESDHVSDKEWVVSKDKPKFDELFYNLSPHEGKLSGTKVKDWMMSTRLPSSVLGRIWKLSDVDCDGMLDDEEFALANHLIEIKLEGFGLPHELPAHLVPPSKRRRKCSDTENRDNN